The Chitinivibrionia bacterium genome contains the following window.
TTGACAGTTCTACCAAGCCGTTAGCCTGATGAACTGCTACTGTTCTGGGATAATTACCGCCGCAGTCTTCTGCTTTGGGGGTAAGTCCGTATTTCCACAGTATTTTTTTTATCGCTAATGCGTTTCGTTTTCCGATGTCAAATACGTTGTTTTTATCGGCAATGTTTGCTCCGCCGCAAATTTTTACGATTAAGTCCGCGGGCGGCGACAATACACCGCCTGCCACTTTACGCATTGCGTCAAACAACGCGGGAATACCTGTGTCGGCAAAATATCCCGGAAGCCCCTTCGCTTTTTCGGGCGAAGTTGCAGAATCG
Protein-coding sequences here:
- a CDS encoding chemotaxis protein CheD, producing MGNAMVLGVGDLGASAQPGAIVKTYALGSCIAVVVLDKKTRCVGMVHVALPDSATSPEKAKGLPGYFADTGIPALFDAMRKVAGGVLSPPADLIVKICGGANIADKNNVFDIGKRNALAIKKILWKYGLTPKAEDCGGNYPRTVAVHQANGLVELSSPNKPNWKL